A genomic window from Lotus japonicus ecotype B-129 chromosome 1, LjGifu_v1.2 includes:
- the LOC130732342 gene encoding auxin efflux carrier component 8-like: MISLADAYHVVITTVPLYVTMILAYISVKWWKIFTPDQCSGINKFVAKFSVPLLSFQVISSNNLYKMSMKLMYADFVQKLLAFLVLTAITKIRGKGGLKSIITGFSLSTLPNTLILGIPLMKAMYKDEAVVFIAQIIFLQSMVWYNLLLFLYEFDAAKSTRPATPPSQGTGETETAREVQSKREEDEEPGTKRRVKILPILVTVGKKLIRNPNTFATLIGFIWSCIQFRWGIHMPEMVNQSIELLSNGGLGMAMFSLGLFMASQSSIIACGPWLAMVAIGLKIVVGPGLMAVASLVTGLRNTLFKVAIVQAALPQGIVPFVFAKEYNVHPVILSTAILLGMLIALPVELAFYFLLAL, translated from the exons ATGATTTCCTTAGCAGATGCTTATCATGTGGTGATAACCACTGTCCCTTTATACGTGACCATGATACTCGCCTACATCTCAGTGAAATGGTGGAAGATTTTCACACCAGATCAATGTTCAGGCATAAACAAATTTGTGGCCAAATTCTCAGTCCCACTCTTGTCATTTCAAGTCATTTCCTCCAACAACCTCTACAAAATGAGCATGAAACTCATGTATGCTGATTTTGTTCAGAAACTGCTTGCTTTTCTGGTGTTAACAGCAATCACTAAGATCAGAGGAAAAGGAGGTTTGAAGTCGATCATAACTGGTTTTTCATTGTCAACACTCCCTAACACTTTGATTCTGGGAATCCCACTCATGAAGGCTATGTATAAGGATGAAGCTGTTGTTTTCATAGCACAGATTATTTTCTTGCAGAGCATGGTATGGTACAATTTGCTCTTGTTTCTTTATGAGTTTGATGCTGCCAAGAGTACTAGACCTGCTACACCACCTTCACAAGGCACAG GAGAAACGGAGACAGCTCGTGAAGTACAATcaaaaagagaagaagatgaagaaccagGAACAAAAAGGAGAGTGAAGATCTTGCCAATTCTTGTCACAGTGGGGAAGAAACTAATCAGAAATCCTAATACCTTTGCAACTTTAATAGGTTTTATTTGGTCATGCATACAATTCAG GTGGGGAATACATATGCCTGAAATGGTTAATCAGTCAATAGAATTATTGTCCAATGGAGGTCTTGGTATGGCAATGTTCAGCTTAG GTTTGTTCATGGCATCACAGTCAAGCATTATAGCATGTGGGCCATGGTTAGCAATGGTGGCAATAGGACTCAAAATTGTGGTAGGACCTGGCTTAATGGCTGTGGCATCCCTTGTCACTGGACTAAGAAACACATTGTTTAAAGTGGCAATTGTTCAG GCAGCACTACCACAAGGAATTGTTCCTTTTGTTTTTGCCAAAGAGTATAATGTCCATCCAGTGATTTTAAGCACTGC GATCTTGTTAGGGATGCTCATTGCCTTGCCGGTGGAATTGGCCTTTTACTTCCTCTTAGCACTATAA